The Thermoplasma acidophilum DSM 1728 genome includes a window with the following:
- a CDS encoding NUDIX hydrolase, with the protein MRHGEAAVGLIIDKSDILLIKRKTRSDDPWSGDVAFPGGFLKENESPAQCVIREIKEEVSLYFTERDILAEMPLHYPVSRQLPVHPFIIKGYSLEDARPGDEVEEVRVANISDLIKDFDPNRGNIYRYQDWVIWGLTYRILTTYIERYYGNFDF; encoded by the coding sequence ATGAGGCACGGGGAAGCCGCGGTCGGATTGATAATCGACAAGAGCGATATACTCCTGATAAAGAGGAAGACCCGATCAGATGACCCATGGTCAGGCGACGTGGCCTTCCCCGGTGGTTTTTTGAAGGAGAATGAGAGCCCTGCACAGTGCGTAATAAGGGAGATAAAGGAGGAGGTATCACTTTACTTTACGGAGAGGGACATTCTTGCAGAAATGCCTCTGCACTATCCGGTTTCTAGGCAGCTTCCGGTGCATCCGTTCATAATAAAGGGCTATTCGCTAGAGGATGCTAGGCCAGGCGATGAGGTGGAAGAGGTAAGGGTCGCGAACATATCGGATCTCATAAAGGACTTCGATCCGAACAGGGGAAACATCTACAGGTATCAGGACTGGGTGATATGGGGCCTTACCTACAGAATACTCACCACGTACATTGAGAGGTACTACGGCAATTTCGATTTCTGA
- a CDS encoding 50S ribosomal protein L11 has product MAQSVKTMVEGGKATTGPPIGPALGPLGLNVAQVVKEINEKTKEFQGMRVPVTITVVDPETKKYEITVGIPPTSALLKKKLGIEKGAAKRKEAIAGNATLDQIVDVAKTKMASMLASDLKAATLEVLGTCVSMGINVDGKDPKEVQRQIKAGEISI; this is encoded by the coding sequence ATGGCACAGTCAGTGAAGACGATGGTGGAAGGTGGGAAGGCCACCACGGGACCACCCATAGGACCTGCACTGGGTCCACTTGGATTGAACGTTGCCCAGGTAGTCAAGGAGATTAATGAGAAGACAAAGGAATTTCAGGGAATGAGAGTCCCTGTTACGATAACCGTTGTCGATCCTGAGACAAAGAAATACGAGATAACCGTTGGAATTCCTCCCACCTCTGCACTGTTGAAGAAAAAGTTGGGAATAGAAAAGGGAGCTGCGAAGAGAAAGGAAGCAATTGCTGGAAATGCTACGCTGGATCAGATTGTTGATGTTGCAAAGACCAAGATGGCATCCATGCTTGCAAGCGACCTCAAGGCTGCGACACTTGAGGTTCTCGGGACCTGCGTATCCATGGGAATAAACGTGGATGGGAAGGATCCGAAAGAGGTTCAGCGCCAAATAAAGGCAGGAGAGATCTCCATTTAA
- the speE gene encoding polyamine aminopropyltransferase codes for MKLIENWFSERYSDNLQLSFRVSDQLLSIKTDYQRIDLFDTYDFGKLLAIDGTVQLTERDEFIYHELITMVPYHLTPRPPENALIIGGGDGGAARRLIDLGLKHIVNVEIDDQVVEVSKRFFPSLSSAFNDSHVKLLIQDGIKYVKNTSEKFDLIIIDSTDPEGPAEGLFSKDFYNDTRKIMNEGAVIVSQSGSPFYQPKAIKLAYSGMREVFSDVRVYTGFIPTYPSGFWSFTVASPWTMKPRPVNMSGKYFNADVMEGSFRLPQFVKELIT; via the coding sequence ATGAAGCTCATAGAGAATTGGTTTTCAGAAAGATATTCAGACAACCTGCAGCTCTCCTTCAGGGTAAGCGATCAGCTGTTATCCATAAAGACAGATTACCAGAGGATCGATCTATTCGATACCTATGATTTTGGAAAGCTGCTGGCCATAGACGGAACAGTGCAGCTCACGGAGAGGGATGAATTCATCTATCATGAACTGATAACGATGGTTCCTTACCATCTGACGCCAAGACCTCCAGAGAATGCTCTGATAATAGGCGGTGGAGACGGAGGCGCAGCTAGGAGGCTCATTGATCTCGGCCTGAAGCACATAGTAAATGTGGAAATAGATGATCAGGTTGTGGAGGTTTCCAAAAGATTCTTTCCCTCCCTTTCCTCAGCCTTCAACGACAGCCATGTCAAGCTGCTGATCCAGGATGGCATAAAGTATGTCAAGAACACGAGCGAGAAGTTCGATCTCATAATAATAGATTCCACTGATCCTGAAGGTCCAGCAGAGGGCCTCTTCTCAAAGGATTTCTATAACGATACGAGAAAGATAATGAATGAAGGCGCCGTGATAGTTTCGCAGTCAGGATCCCCATTCTACCAGCCGAAGGCAATAAAGCTTGCATACTCTGGAATGAGGGAGGTCTTCAGCGACGTTCGAGTTTATACAGGCTTCATACCCACTTATCCCAGTGGATTCTGGTCATTCACCGTCGCATCGCCCTGGACAATGAAACCAAGGCCGGTGAACATGTCTGGGAAATACTTCAACGCAGATGTGATGGAAGGATCATTCAGGCTTCCACAGTTCGTTAAAGAACTGATCACTTAA
- the asd gene encoding aspartate-semialdehyde dehydrogenase, translating to MDKLRVGLLGSTGVVGSLLSKMIAIHPYFDLANVYASDRSAGQRYGNVVYGGASDLYRNLEVKESNPDRIISDHNDIIFSAVSDEKAGLIERRLAEAGLPIFTNASANRLEDDVFLIVPEINGDLVGSIKRKGFIIANGNCSTIGLALGIDPVIRGRSAVKIIVTTMQAVSGAGYPGVSSLDIIDNMIPYIQKEETKIERETKKIFSGKLDTEIFATTTRVPVKIGHMESVHIEFDQVLDPSEIRAEFRSYGNGLLKTVYPSLPDRSVILLEKDDRPQPALDATNGGSALKAGMAVSVGRLRVRSRSLDLVLLVNNLVRGAAGSTLLNAEIAYKEGII from the coding sequence ATGGATAAATTGAGGGTAGGTCTCCTTGGATCAACGGGCGTTGTTGGGTCTCTGCTATCGAAGATGATAGCCATCCATCCATACTTTGATCTTGCGAACGTCTATGCCTCTGATAGAAGCGCTGGACAAAGATATGGCAACGTTGTCTATGGTGGTGCAAGCGATCTTTATAGGAATCTAGAAGTGAAGGAGAGCAACCCTGACCGGATAATCAGCGACCACAATGATATAATTTTTAGTGCTGTTAGTGATGAAAAAGCTGGTTTGATAGAGAGACGTTTGGCAGAGGCTGGGTTGCCTATTTTTACCAACGCATCAGCAAACCGTCTCGAAGATGATGTTTTCTTGATAGTTCCAGAGATAAATGGCGATCTGGTTGGCAGCATCAAGAGGAAGGGTTTCATAATAGCAAATGGAAATTGCAGCACGATTGGCCTTGCCCTTGGTATTGATCCGGTCATCCGCGGGAGATCCGCAGTGAAAATCATAGTTACGACCATGCAGGCTGTCAGCGGGGCAGGTTATCCTGGGGTTTCATCGCTGGATATAATCGACAATATGATCCCGTACATACAGAAGGAGGAGACAAAGATAGAAAGAGAAACGAAAAAGATATTCTCCGGAAAACTGGACACAGAAATATTCGCTACTACTACGCGCGTGCCTGTTAAAATTGGGCATATGGAATCTGTTCATATAGAATTCGATCAGGTATTGGACCCATCAGAGATAAGGGCAGAATTTCGCAGTTATGGCAATGGGCTGTTGAAAACTGTCTATCCATCCCTACCAGATAGATCGGTGATTTTACTGGAAAAAGATGACAGACCCCAGCCCGCGCTGGACGCCACAAACGGTGGATCAGCGCTGAAAGCAGGGATGGCCGTTTCAGTTGGAAGATTAAGAGTCAGAAGTCGTAGTCTGGATCTTGTTCTTCTGGTTAATAACCTTGTTAGGGGTGCAGCCGGTTCGACCCTGCTAAATGCTGAGATAGCCTACAAGGAGGGTATAATTTGA
- a CDS encoding DUF3198 domain-containing protein gives MERSIRDYQFIIYAIVFVASFSVLIIVSNQLLFHNAFLDTAAFDVGNWVYWIFAVSFIFTITMAYLMVRNLSDRAKFESMINSPSKSVFVRNLNELEALAVRLGKSYRIQLDQAKEKWKVK, from the coding sequence ATGGAACGATCGATCAGGGACTATCAGTTTATCATCTATGCAATAGTTTTTGTGGCAAGTTTCAGCGTCCTCATAATAGTATCAAACCAGCTTCTGTTCCACAATGCATTCCTAGATACAGCAGCCTTCGATGTTGGGAACTGGGTCTACTGGATCTTCGCTGTCAGCTTCATCTTCACCATAACGATGGCCTACCTAATGGTCAGAAACCTGAGTGACAGGGCGAAATTCGAATCCATGATCAACAGCCCTAGCAAGAGCGTGTTCGTCAGAAACCTTAACGAGCTAGAGGCGCTTGCCGTCCGTCTCGGAAAAAGCTACAGGATACAGCTTGATCAGGCAAAGGAAAAATGGAAGGTTAAGTGA
- a CDS encoding Zn-ribbon domain-containing OB-fold protein has protein sequence MTLDPDAKLPETEEGTVVYNTDPLIIRSHYEIDYIHSYAQDSEFFRALGRKKLMGSKCKKCGYVYATPRSHCMMCGSETEWYELPLKGRVHTYTTCYFSGEEFLNETPFNLILVEFDGVNSLFMSRLIGAETKDIYIGMPVKAKFRRNLKMNVTDVYFVPDVEK, from the coding sequence ATGACGCTTGATCCAGATGCAAAGCTTCCTGAAACAGAAGAGGGGACGGTTGTATACAATACGGATCCGCTCATAATAAGATCTCATTATGAGATCGACTACATACACAGCTATGCTCAGGATAGCGAGTTCTTCAGGGCTCTGGGCAGGAAGAAGCTCATGGGCAGCAAGTGCAAGAAATGCGGCTATGTGTACGCAACACCGAGATCGCACTGCATGATGTGTGGTTCGGAAACGGAATGGTATGAACTTCCACTGAAGGGGCGAGTCCATACCTATACGACATGCTACTTCAGTGGCGAGGAATTCCTCAACGAAACTCCGTTCAACCTTATTCTGGTGGAGTTCGATGGCGTAAACTCACTGTTCATGAGCAGGCTGATCGGTGCTGAAACCAAGGACATATACATAGGGATGCCGGTGAAGGCAAAATTTAGAAGGAACCTCAAGATGAACGTTACGGACGTTTATTTCGTACCGGACGTTGAAAAGTGA
- a CDS encoding 50S ribosomal protein L10, whose protein sequence is MKEVSQQKKELVNEITQRIKASRSVAIVDTAGIRTRQIQDIRGKNRGKINLKVIKKTLLFKALENLGDEKLSKLKENSGGQIALLTSDLEPTEIYKIIESTFQKTAPRGGEIAPEDIVIQPMTTGFPPGPMMTEFQKVGLQTGVEKGKIAIKKETVFVKKGETIPKDKAKILEMLEIKPLEVGLQLLGLYSEGVVYSKEVLSLTPERIANDMAAAFSQAKAIAKSSMFFVDEVLRDLLAEAKIKADALALAGQFITEDNVKDFLVRANVNAIILNNVLNKGSTQETPEEKKEEAKKEEKSPDESISEGLGALFQ, encoded by the coding sequence ATGAAGGAAGTTAGCCAGCAGAAGAAGGAACTTGTTAATGAGATTACGCAGAGGATAAAGGCTTCTAGGTCTGTGGCCATAGTTGACACAGCCGGCATAAGAACAAGACAGATACAGGACATAAGGGGAAAGAACAGGGGAAAGATAAACCTCAAGGTGATAAAGAAAACACTGCTTTTCAAAGCTCTGGAAAACCTTGGAGACGAGAAGCTATCAAAACTCAAGGAGAACTCCGGAGGGCAGATAGCTCTTTTAACCTCTGATCTTGAACCCACCGAGATATACAAAATCATAGAATCTACATTCCAAAAGACCGCGCCCAGGGGTGGAGAGATAGCGCCTGAAGATATCGTCATTCAGCCGATGACAACTGGATTTCCACCAGGCCCCATGATGACCGAATTCCAGAAGGTTGGGCTGCAGACCGGTGTGGAGAAAGGAAAGATAGCGATAAAGAAAGAAACTGTCTTCGTAAAGAAGGGAGAAACCATACCTAAAGACAAAGCTAAGATTCTTGAGATGCTTGAGATAAAACCACTCGAAGTTGGACTGCAGTTGCTAGGCCTATACAGTGAGGGTGTGGTTTACTCAAAGGAAGTCCTATCACTGACGCCAGAGAGAATAGCTAACGACATGGCAGCGGCGTTCTCGCAGGCGAAGGCTATAGCTAAGAGTTCAATGTTCTTCGTTGACGAGGTGCTCAGAGATCTGCTTGCCGAGGCAAAGATAAAGGCAGATGCGCTGGCTCTGGCAGGGCAGTTCATAACCGAGGATAATGTCAAGGACTTCCTCGTGAGGGCCAATGTGAATGCGATAATTTTAAACAATGTTTTGAATAAGGGTAGTACACAGGAAACCCCTGAAGAGAAGAAGGAAGAGGCGAAAAAGGAAGAAAAATCGCCTGATGAGAGCATTTCCGAGGGACTCGGTGCTCTGTTTCAATAG
- a CDS encoding amino acid kinase family protein: MTEKCVIKIGGSVLKDGSSLPRVMDIISHFRSPILVVSAFGGITDALYRFYEYDESRMDKLRDLLLMHLGILWKYNIEAHPEISIQDSSILDQDAYVSYGEKMSAFTLARFLTGNGIPAAPIYTDEAGLIVEEISKERTVDLEGSRAFFENIARVETSGKVPVVTGFFGIDRYGKTRILGRNSSDYSAVAVAAILGIREVILIKDVPGIYMNLEDRTSIVNRIDYETALRIVDRGSKVVHRAALRLAMKMGMNLLITSPENLESGTVIGDLF, from the coding sequence TTGACGGAGAAGTGTGTTATTAAGATCGGAGGATCTGTACTGAAGGACGGATCATCGCTTCCGCGTGTCATGGATATAATTTCACATTTCAGAAGCCCGATACTAGTCGTCAGTGCTTTCGGAGGCATCACAGATGCGCTCTATAGATTCTATGAATACGACGAAAGCAGAATGGATAAACTCAGGGATCTGCTTCTCATGCATCTCGGTATTCTATGGAAATATAATATAGAAGCTCATCCAGAAATTTCAATTCAGGATTCATCGATCTTAGATCAGGATGCCTACGTATCCTATGGCGAAAAGATGTCTGCATTTACGCTTGCAAGATTTCTCACCGGAAATGGGATACCGGCTGCGCCCATATATACCGATGAGGCTGGATTAATCGTGGAGGAGATTTCAAAGGAACGTACAGTTGATCTTGAGGGTTCAAGGGCATTTTTTGAAAATATAGCGAGAGTAGAGACGTCTGGAAAAGTACCTGTTGTAACCGGGTTCTTCGGTATAGATCGTTATGGGAAGACGAGAATACTAGGAAGAAATTCAAGCGACTATTCTGCCGTTGCTGTTGCCGCCATCCTTGGCATAAGGGAAGTCATACTGATTAAGGATGTGCCGGGCATCTACATGAACCTCGAAGACCGAACTTCAATAGTGAACAGAATTGATTACGAAACTGCATTGCGAATAGTAGATCGGGGTTCGAAGGTGGTGCATCGGGCTGCGCTCAGGCTTGCAATGAAGATGGGAATGAATCTGCTGATAACATCTCCGGAAAATCTTGAATCCGGGACCGTTATCGGTGATCTCTTCTGA
- the bcp gene encoding thioredoxin-dependent thiol peroxidase: MELLNVGDIAPDFETVDQYGKTVKLSSYRGKPVVLYFYPKDNTPGCTTEACNFRDNFNSFKDSGVEVIGVSVDSPESHKKFAEKYNLNFTLASDKSKDIVKKYGVLGLATAKRVTYIIDPDGKIAYVYPKVTPKDHALEVMNKLKDLGLVKNN, from the coding sequence ATGGAACTTTTAAACGTAGGTGATATTGCTCCCGATTTTGAAACCGTTGATCAGTACGGAAAGACTGTAAAGCTGAGTTCATACAGAGGGAAGCCAGTGGTGCTCTATTTTTACCCCAAGGATAATACGCCTGGGTGCACGACAGAGGCCTGCAACTTCAGGGATAATTTCAATTCATTCAAAGATTCCGGCGTAGAGGTTATAGGGGTTAGTGTTGATTCTCCGGAATCGCACAAGAAGTTTGCTGAGAAGTACAACCTGAACTTCACGCTGGCCTCGGACAAATCCAAGGACATCGTAAAAAAATACGGGGTATTAGGGCTTGCAACCGCCAAGAGGGTAACATATATAATAGACCCGGATGGCAAGATAGCCTATGTGTATCCGAAAGTCACGCCAAAGGATCATGCGCTTGAAGTCATGAACAAGCTAAAAGATTTAGGCCTAGTAAAAAACAATTGA
- a CDS encoding deoxyhypusine synthase encodes MDRKELLSRPVRDLSITADTRLGDLMDQFSSIGGFTAAKIHEAYEIIKDMFSEDNTTFLSFPADIISTGLRGLINEVVKRKLVDVIITTSGTLDHDIARTYRNYYCGSFSYSDIELRDLGINRLGNVLVPDESYGEIIEEKVMESLEKLYAKKKEWATVDLIHEVGLDINSESSIIYNAAKNNIPVFVPGITDGSFGSQLWSFYEQHHDFKINLLEDEHRLSDIIFDAKKTGAIMIGGGISKHHTIWWNQFRDGLDYAVYVTTAQEYDGSLSGAKLEEAISWKKVRPDARYVNVYGDATVIMPVLLAPFL; translated from the coding sequence ATGGATAGAAAGGAACTTCTGTCAAGGCCAGTCAGGGATCTGTCCATAACTGCAGATACCCGCCTGGGAGACCTCATGGATCAGTTTTCAAGCATAGGTGGATTCACAGCGGCAAAAATACACGAAGCATACGAGATCATAAAGGACATGTTCAGTGAGGATAACACAACATTTCTCTCGTTTCCAGCCGATATAATATCAACTGGTCTGCGTGGTCTGATAAATGAGGTGGTCAAGAGGAAGCTTGTTGACGTCATAATAACAACCTCGGGCACGCTCGATCATGATATTGCGCGAACCTACCGCAATTACTACTGCGGTTCGTTCAGCTATAGCGATATTGAGCTGAGAGACCTGGGGATAAATAGGCTGGGAAATGTACTCGTACCGGATGAGTCGTACGGGGAGATCATAGAGGAAAAGGTTATGGAATCCCTGGAGAAACTCTATGCGAAGAAGAAGGAGTGGGCCACGGTGGATCTGATACACGAGGTCGGGCTGGATATCAACAGTGAGAGTTCAATAATTTACAATGCAGCGAAGAACAACATACCGGTGTTTGTGCCAGGAATAACGGATGGATCATTCGGATCTCAGCTCTGGAGCTTCTACGAACAGCACCATGACTTCAAGATAAACCTGCTCGAAGATGAACACAGGCTCTCCGATATAATCTTCGATGCTAAGAAAACTGGTGCTATAATGATAGGAGGTGGTATCTCCAAGCATCACACCATTTGGTGGAATCAGTTCAGGGATGGCCTCGACTATGCAGTATACGTGACCACTGCGCAGGAATATGACGGATCGCTTTCCGGTGCGAAGCTAGAGGAGGCCATATCATGGAAGAAGGTGAGGCCGGACGCAAGGTACGTTAATGTTTACGGCGATGCGACGGTGATAATGCCAGTACTGCTCGCACCGTTTCTCTAA
- a CDS encoding thiolase domain-containing protein, whose protein sequence is MKEKARNVYMVAGGVTKFAKASPEMDFRLRVKKAFDYAMNDAGLTLADIDGSVASYFSDHFQRQLMSGIMVQDYLGLVPKPSKRIEGGGATGGLAFQAGYEEIASGRMDTVAVYGFETMSHVNTWKGNEFIALASDTNFDYPIGGFYTGYYAMMAVRHMYEFGTTVEQLAKVSVKNHGNALHNPYAQSPMKLTVEDVRNAPMVSYPLTRLDVCAMSDGAAVAILASEDKAFEITDHPVLIKGIGTGTDSMRLADRPFGDVPLLPNEKPSDYKDLKYPGVHSFRAGRMAAKEAYEMAGITDPLNELDLIELHDAYTSSEIQTYEDLGLCKYGEGGQFIDEGKPELHGKIPVNPSGGLLAAGHPVGATGIMQAVFMFWQLQHTIKKHFHDDYLQVPNAKRGLIHSHAGTGTYVTVTIMEAAK, encoded by the coding sequence ATGAAGGAAAAAGCCAGAAATGTTTATATGGTGGCTGGAGGCGTAACAAAATTCGCCAAGGCGTCACCAGAGATGGATTTTCGGTTGCGGGTGAAGAAGGCTTTTGACTATGCTATGAATGATGCAGGTCTCACACTTGCAGACATAGATGGTTCGGTTGCGTCATATTTCTCTGACCACTTCCAGAGGCAGCTGATGTCCGGAATAATGGTTCAGGATTACCTTGGTCTCGTGCCAAAGCCCAGCAAGAGAATCGAGGGTGGCGGTGCGACTGGAGGCCTGGCTTTTCAAGCCGGATACGAGGAGATCGCCTCCGGCAGAATGGACACGGTTGCAGTCTATGGATTCGAGACGATGTCCCATGTCAACACATGGAAGGGAAATGAATTCATAGCGCTCGCTAGCGATACCAACTTTGATTACCCCATTGGCGGCTTTTACACGGGATACTATGCCATGATGGCTGTGCGCCACATGTATGAGTTCGGGACGACTGTGGAGCAGCTGGCGAAGGTATCGGTAAAAAACCATGGTAATGCTCTTCACAATCCCTATGCACAGAGCCCCATGAAGCTGACAGTAGAGGACGTACGCAACGCACCAATGGTTTCATACCCACTTACAAGGCTGGACGTCTGTGCCATGTCTGATGGAGCCGCAGTTGCGATACTTGCCTCCGAAGACAAGGCCTTTGAGATAACGGATCATCCCGTACTCATAAAGGGCATAGGCACGGGCACGGATTCCATGAGGCTTGCTGATAGGCCGTTTGGAGATGTCCCGCTCCTTCCAAATGAGAAGCCATCCGATTATAAAGATCTAAAGTATCCAGGTGTTCATTCCTTCAGGGCAGGGCGAATGGCCGCGAAGGAAGCGTACGAGATGGCAGGAATAACGGATCCTCTGAACGAGCTTGATCTCATCGAGCTGCACGACGCCTACACATCATCGGAGATACAGACATACGAGGATCTTGGCCTATGCAAGTACGGCGAAGGCGGACAGTTCATAGATGAGGGTAAGCCAGAGCTGCACGGAAAGATTCCTGTGAATCCGTCCGGTGGGCTTCTCGCAGCAGGCCATCCTGTAGGTGCGACTGGCATAATGCAGGCAGTCTTCATGTTCTGGCAGCTGCAGCACACCATAAAGAAGCATTTCCATGATGACTATCTGCAGGTGCCGAATGCAAAGAGGGGACTCATACACAGCCATGCCGGAACCGGGACTTATGTTACCGTAACGATTATGGAGGCGGCAAAATGA
- a CDS encoding site-specific integrase translates to MTYKPKYDNLMENPKIRRWFENLKAKSILTATVYRRTLGYYCELEKTTPEQLLTDMEKLEFRDNFLDFVRRLEKEGKAGSYIVRYKKVLRSWAKFNGIDIKLDVNIANENESPTLDNERVPSKEELSRLLRKATSRGRVSIPIMAFSGFRPETLGNYEGTDGLRLGDIKELKISDEIEFTKIPATIMVKTRLSKARNQYFSFIGEEGITYIKEYLEERKKNGEELTYESPLLQFDVRGTKKNDFMRTMLVTRDIREAITTAGLKMRPYVLRAYFSTALDIAESKGLISHPWRQFIMGHKGDIEARYSTNKRLPPDMIEEMRESYRKCLKFLETRISDVSEDNAKLFLQQQLLSAVGYKQEEIDKLDLSSVSNEDFQQLLRDKVAGAMSDNGAKQKVIPVNEIEQYISDGYDFEAVLPNGKAVMRLRF, encoded by the coding sequence ATGACCTATAAACCGAAGTATGACAACCTAATGGAAAACCCGAAAATAAGAAGATGGTTTGAGAATCTAAAGGCTAAATCAATACTTACAGCAACCGTTTACCGAAGGACTTTAGGCTACTATTGTGAATTGGAGAAAACTACGCCTGAACAACTTCTAACCGATATGGAAAAGTTAGAGTTTAGAGATAATTTCTTGGATTTTGTTAGAAGATTAGAGAAAGAGGGGAAAGCAGGGTCATATATTGTAAGATATAAAAAGGTTTTACGGTCTTGGGCTAAATTTAATGGAATCGATATAAAGTTAGATGTAAATATAGCAAATGAAAACGAAAGTCCAACGTTAGACAACGAAAGAGTGCCAAGCAAGGAAGAATTGAGCAGGCTTTTAAGAAAAGCGACATCAAGAGGCAGGGTATCAATCCCTATTATGGCATTTTCAGGCTTTAGACCCGAAACATTGGGTAATTACGAGGGCACAGATGGATTACGATTAGGCGATATTAAAGAGCTTAAGATTTCAGATGAAATCGAATTCACCAAGATTCCAGCCACAATAATGGTAAAGACAAGGCTAAGCAAGGCAAGAAACCAATACTTTTCTTTCATTGGAGAGGAGGGTATAACGTATATCAAGGAATATTTGGAGGAGAGAAAAAAGAACGGAGAGGAGCTAACTTATGAATCCCCACTGTTGCAATTTGATGTAAGAGGCACAAAGAAGAATGATTTTATGCGGACTATGTTGGTAACGAGGGATATCAGGGAGGCAATAACCACAGCAGGTCTAAAGATGAGACCTTACGTTTTAAGGGCATATTTCAGCACGGCGTTAGACATCGCAGAGAGCAAAGGTCTAATATCGCACCCGTGGAGGCAGTTTATTATGGGTCATAAGGGCGATATAGAGGCAAGATACAGCACAAATAAGAGGCTACCGCCAGATATGATAGAGGAGATGAGGGAAAGTTATCGTAAGTGTTTAAAATTCCTTGAAACGAGAATATCCGATGTTTCAGAGGACAACGCAAAGCTATTCTTACAGCAACAGCTCTTATCGGCAGTGGGCTACAAGCAGGAGGAGATAGACAAGTTAGACCTTTCAAGCGTGAGCAATGAGGACTTTCAGCAGTTGTTAAGGGACAAGGTAGCAGGTGCGATGAGCGACAACGGAGCGAAGCAGAAGGTCATACCTGTAAACGAAATAGAGCAGTATATCAGCGATGGATACGACTTTGAAGCAGTATTGCCGAACGGAAAAGCGGTAATGAGGTTGAGGTTTTAG
- the rpl12p gene encoding 50S ribosomal protein P1: protein MEYVYGALLLHAAGKEVDEEKLKKVLEDVGVQVDEARLKTLVSGLKDVNIDEVLKNASVAQVATAPAPAAEEKKKEEPKKKEEKKKEEDKEHEEEEAMSGLSALFG from the coding sequence ATGGAATATGTATATGGAGCTCTGCTGCTTCATGCAGCTGGAAAGGAAGTAGATGAAGAGAAGTTGAAAAAGGTACTCGAGGATGTCGGCGTACAGGTGGATGAGGCCAGACTAAAGACCCTGGTCTCTGGACTCAAGGACGTTAACATCGACGAGGTACTGAAGAATGCCTCAGTGGCACAGGTAGCAACCGCACCTGCACCAGCCGCCGAGGAGAAGAAGAAGGAAGAACCAAAGAAGAAAGAGGAAAAGAAGAAGGAAGAGGACAAGGAACACGAAGAAGAAGAGGCCATGTCCGGACTCAGCGCACTCTTCGGATGA
- a CDS encoding 50S ribosomal protein L1: MNINDVKRAVSEIKEKSPQRKFEESVEIAVNLKDVDMSNPKNRINEEILLPNGRGKDVKIAVFGSDELKSKARGVADFVFGAEDISKFAEDKKAFKKIVNQAYFFIAEATLMANIGKSLGQVLGPRGKMPRPIPPGQDPAPLIKNLKNTVKARSRNALTFHVPVGTRSMDADKISENIMTVINRITGKLERGASNIRSIYVKTTMGNAVEIKAGDEK, translated from the coding sequence TTGAACATAAATGACGTTAAAAGGGCAGTCAGTGAAATTAAGGAAAAGTCTCCTCAGAGGAAATTTGAGGAGAGCGTTGAGATAGCCGTAAACCTCAAGGACGTTGACATGAGCAATCCCAAGAACAGAATAAACGAAGAGATACTTCTGCCGAATGGCAGGGGAAAGGACGTCAAGATCGCCGTGTTCGGATCGGATGAATTAAAATCCAAGGCAAGAGGAGTCGCTGACTTTGTATTTGGAGCCGAGGATATCTCAAAGTTCGCAGAGGACAAGAAGGCATTCAAGAAGATCGTCAATCAGGCATACTTCTTCATAGCTGAGGCCACCCTGATGGCCAACATCGGTAAGAGCCTCGGTCAGGTTTTGGGCCCACGTGGAAAGATGCCAAGGCCTATACCGCCAGGCCAGGACCCAGCTCCACTGATAAAGAACCTCAAGAACACTGTGAAAGCTAGGAGTAGAAACGCTCTTACCTTCCATGTTCCGGTTGGCACAAGATCTATGGATGCGGACAAGATCAGCGAGAACATCATGACGGTGATAAACAGGATAACCGGTAAACTTGAACGTGGGGCATCCAACATACGCAGCATCTACGTTAAGACCACCATGGGTAATGCCGTGGAGATAAAGGCCGGTGATGAGAAATGA